A single window of Chitinivibrio alkaliphilus ACht1 DNA harbors:
- a CDS encoding tyrosine-type recombinase/integrase, with translation MEIHRCLEEFLRSLRHHSKHTRDAYKRDLESFIAEGKTLCPSSPPHVQEILHRSVVRHVLHTLHTMGNSPATIRRKRAALQSFITFCLLRSYLSTDPLASLGSPKNASRCLPGIIEERHTAALQHMKYSGPQARRNQALIELFYGSGLRLSELHRANIGDIEWEKGLIRVVGKGEKTRIVPTTPQSLSCLMTYLTQDRGTKCKDAPLFTSTGEKRLSRRQIERIVKKVLHHITDEDSHTPHTLRHTYASHLLDHGADIRVVKELLGHSSLDTTQIYTHLSKQRIAQAFHQAHPRSGKRT, from the coding sequence GTGGAGATACACCGCTGCCTTGAAGAGTTCCTTCGCTCCCTCAGACATCATTCAAAACACACCAGAGATGCCTATAAAAGAGATTTAGAGTCATTTATTGCCGAAGGCAAAACGCTGTGCCCCTCTTCTCCGCCACATGTACAGGAGATACTCCACCGCTCTGTGGTTCGACACGTCTTGCACACCCTTCATACCATGGGAAACAGCCCCGCAACAATTCGACGTAAACGCGCAGCCTTGCAAAGCTTCATTACCTTTTGCCTTCTTCGATCATATCTTTCAACAGACCCCCTTGCCAGCCTGGGATCACCGAAAAACGCTTCCCGTTGCCTGCCCGGAATCATCGAAGAGCGGCATACAGCTGCCCTGCAACACATGAAATACTCCGGCCCTCAGGCACGACGCAACCAAGCTCTGATAGAGTTATTCTATGGGAGTGGTCTTCGCCTCAGTGAATTACACAGAGCAAATATCGGTGATATCGAATGGGAAAAAGGACTTATTCGGGTTGTGGGTAAAGGAGAAAAAACAAGAATTGTTCCGACCACTCCACAGAGCCTGAGCTGCCTTATGACCTATCTTACACAGGATCGAGGAACAAAATGCAAAGACGCTCCCCTCTTTACCAGTACTGGAGAAAAGCGGCTTTCACGCCGTCAGATAGAGCGTATTGTAAAAAAAGTATTACACCACATTACCGACGAAGATTCTCATACCCCCCACACTCTACGCCATACCTACGCCTCGCATCTCCTGGACCATGGTGCAGATATTCGCGTTGTAAAAGAGCTCCTTGGGCACTCCAGCCTTGATACCACTCAAATCTACACGCATCTTTCAAAACAGAGAATCGCTCAGGCCTTTCACCAAGCCCACCCTCGATCCGGCAAGCGCACCTAA
- a CDS encoding LptA/OstA family protein — protein MGLKLFLFLCIGVSISVGEGLLHLIHAQRNENVFEDNRLINRLMGDVRFRYDDMVIGADTVEVFRREGRFALRGNLRIDRPGYGVRAERGTYDSDLARIRLTGDVSAHDTVGMATLFGDTADYFMQHDSLFVFSRSGVVTWADTSLTDSMSVLQSHTLSYFDGRFDAAREVRITDGDLLSRSDSARFWPRRDSAFLFGNVHVEAGDAELMADTLTVQQTGQFTERFSAFGGDPALFIQGDAERYELYGDTLVFTVQDAVVQYLDVYGRGRFRQYDSSSPLPQVSLSGETLFIDLSRGYPEQLHAYGSVEILQYERHRDDHTTLRADTVYATMDSAGTVRSMDSWIPAMVSFGSDFGGTDSLRGDTVRYEWLSEETQYVYARGRARGITRIDSHTVNSVAGDEIDLRVGHGLDAVVIRGEVSGRVKQTGKRRGQDRE, from the coding sequence ATGGGGCTAAAACTCTTTCTTTTTCTTTGCATTGGTGTGAGTATTTCCGTAGGCGAAGGATTGCTCCACCTGATACACGCACAGCGAAATGAGAATGTATTTGAAGATAATCGTTTGATAAATCGCTTAATGGGAGATGTGCGATTTCGCTATGATGATATGGTGATCGGTGCCGATACGGTAGAGGTGTTTCGTCGTGAGGGGCGTTTTGCGCTCCGAGGTAATCTCCGCATTGATCGTCCCGGATACGGTGTTCGCGCCGAGCGGGGCACCTACGACTCCGATCTGGCTCGTATTCGTCTCACGGGAGATGTTTCTGCCCATGACACCGTGGGAATGGCGACCCTCTTTGGTGACACGGCCGATTATTTCATGCAGCACGACAGCCTGTTTGTATTTTCCCGAAGTGGGGTTGTAACGTGGGCTGATACGTCTCTCACGGACAGCATGTCCGTACTTCAGTCGCATACCTTAAGCTATTTTGATGGCAGGTTTGATGCTGCAAGAGAGGTACGTATTACCGACGGAGACCTCCTTTCTCGGAGTGATTCTGCACGGTTTTGGCCTCGTCGTGACTCTGCTTTTCTCTTTGGAAATGTTCATGTGGAAGCCGGTGATGCCGAGCTTATGGCTGATACGCTTACTGTACAGCAGACAGGGCAATTTACGGAGCGATTTTCTGCCTTTGGGGGAGATCCGGCGTTGTTTATACAAGGTGATGCCGAGCGGTATGAACTATATGGAGATACCTTGGTGTTTACCGTACAGGATGCAGTGGTGCAGTATCTGGATGTGTATGGCCGGGGACGTTTTCGTCAGTACGACTCCTCTTCTCCTCTGCCTCAAGTATCCCTCTCCGGAGAAACGCTCTTTATCGATCTTTCCCGTGGATATCCAGAGCAACTACACGCCTATGGCAGTGTTGAAATACTGCAGTATGAACGCCATAGAGATGATCATACCACCTTGCGTGCCGATACCGTTTATGCAACCATGGATTCTGCCGGAACGGTGCGCTCCATGGATTCATGGATACCGGCCATGGTATCCTTTGGGTCTGATTTCGGGGGGACGGATTCATTGCGGGGAGATACTGTGCGGTATGAGTGGCTCAGCGAAGAAACACAGTATGTGTATGCGCGTGGTCGTGCTCGGGGCATCACCCGTATTGACTCGCATACGGTAAACTCCGTGGCTGGTGATGAGATTGATCTTCGCGTGGGCCACGGTCTTGATGCCGTGGTAATTCGGGGAGAGGTATCTGGAAGAGTGAAACAGACTGGCAAAAGGCGGGGGCAAGACCGTGAGTGA
- the lptC gene encoding LPS export ABC transporter periplasmic protein LptC yields MRRYAPCIVLFIFLSACDTRQTGLQKGAATAKGGEQRIEQTALHAYDGGTLLWVLETDLLYRSHGDTPIQVIPVQMELFTDTGTVGTNVVADSGLTSESMDHFRLWGAVSIETWDGKQIRSETLYWDKETRQLHSPDYVEIQLPSGEKMWGRGFEAAEDFSWWVFHEDVQGEFRNFEALIGRNEG; encoded by the coding sequence ATGAGACGGTATGCCCCCTGTATCGTGCTCTTCATTTTCCTGAGCGCCTGTGATACTCGTCAAACAGGTCTTCAAAAAGGGGCGGCAACAGCAAAGGGGGGCGAGCAACGTATTGAACAAACGGCTCTACATGCATACGATGGGGGAACGCTGTTGTGGGTATTGGAAACCGATCTACTCTATCGTTCACACGGGGATACACCAATTCAGGTAATTCCGGTACAAATGGAGCTTTTTACCGACACCGGCACGGTGGGGACCAATGTTGTTGCCGATTCTGGTTTAACCTCTGAGTCAATGGATCATTTTCGTCTGTGGGGGGCTGTGTCCATTGAGACCTGGGATGGAAAACAGATTCGTAGTGAAACCCTCTACTGGGATAAGGAAACACGCCAATTGCACTCACCGGACTATGTGGAGATACAACTGCCTTCGGGAGAAAAAATGTGGGGGCGTGGGTTTGAAGCGGCGGAAGACTTTTCCTGGTGGGTCTTTCACGAAGATGTCCAGGGGGAGTTTCGTAATTTTGAAGCGCTTATTGGTCGGAACGAGGGCTGA
- the lptB gene encoding LPS export ABC transporter ATP-binding protein — protein MEVVELIKKFSGRVVVDRVSLFLEKGEIVGLLGPNGAGKSTTFNMIVGNVTPDAGAIFLNGKSVSKTPMHRRARLGIGYLPQDASVFRRLTVEENILAVLEGRGLSPQQRYEKTERLLDEFNITKLRKSPGYALSGGERRRAEIARCLSIDPDFILLDEPFAGVDPIAVEEIQAIVGQLRDKGYGVLITDHSVRETLRITDRTYIMSDGEILIHGTSQELSENEEARRIYLGKNFRLD, from the coding sequence ATTGAAGTTGTAGAGCTAATAAAGAAGTTTTCCGGGAGAGTGGTGGTAGATCGGGTCTCTCTGTTTCTTGAAAAGGGTGAAATTGTGGGGCTTCTGGGGCCGAATGGGGCGGGTAAAAGTACGACCTTTAATATGATTGTGGGAAATGTTACTCCCGATGCCGGAGCGATCTTTCTCAATGGGAAATCTGTTTCTAAGACTCCCATGCATCGGCGTGCCCGGTTGGGAATCGGCTATCTTCCGCAAGATGCATCGGTGTTTCGTCGTCTCACCGTGGAGGAAAATATTCTTGCTGTTCTTGAGGGCCGCGGTTTATCGCCGCAGCAGCGGTATGAAAAAACAGAGCGTCTCTTAGATGAGTTTAATATTACAAAATTGCGTAAAAGCCCGGGATATGCCCTGTCCGGTGGCGAGCGGCGTCGTGCTGAGATTGCTCGTTGTCTTTCCATAGACCCCGATTTTATCTTGTTGGATGAGCCCTTTGCCGGAGTTGACCCCATTGCTGTAGAAGAGATACAGGCTATTGTTGGGCAACTGCGGGACAAAGGGTATGGTGTGTTGATTACAGACCATTCTGTTCGTGAGACCTTGCGTATTACCGATCGAACGTATATTATGTCAGATGGGGAAATCTTAATACACGGTACATCCCAAGAGCTTTCAGAAAATGAAGAGGCTCGCCGTATTTACCTGGGAAAGAACTTTAGACTGGATTGA
- a CDS encoding type III pantothenate kinase: MRFLAVDEGNSCIKVGLFRGSTHTPESVWSIQHPLCPDDLPRILGEEQRGLPLCLSSVRAPEHTAALFSRFSTTVILCQAQKIPLSSAYAPGELGIDRALGALGALYHYPQENCIIIDAGTAITIDLLKDTNVFCGGFILPGITAKRDGLCQKTPRLATALESRGLFLSPTIPQNTREALSGGILLDTCGGIEKCVSHLASFVQSPRIIATGGSWDTVAPYMSISVQYIPHLVLQGIAAYCRTITPRL, from the coding sequence GTGAGATTTCTTGCTGTTGATGAGGGTAATAGCTGCATCAAAGTAGGTCTCTTTAGGGGAAGTACCCACACACCGGAAAGTGTTTGGAGTATACAACACCCCCTATGCCCGGACGATCTACCCCGTATCTTAGGAGAAGAGCAGAGGGGGCTCCCCCTTTGCCTGAGCTCTGTACGTGCCCCTGAGCACACCGCAGCCCTCTTTTCAAGGTTCAGCACGACAGTCATACTTTGTCAAGCACAGAAGATACCCCTCAGCTCGGCGTATGCACCGGGAGAGCTTGGTATAGATCGTGCCCTTGGCGCTCTTGGGGCATTATACCACTATCCACAAGAAAACTGTATTATTATAGACGCCGGAACCGCCATCACCATAGACCTTCTCAAAGATACCAATGTCTTTTGCGGGGGTTTTATACTCCCCGGTATTACCGCAAAGAGAGATGGATTGTGTCAGAAAACCCCCCGTCTTGCTACAGCACTGGAGTCAAGAGGGCTTTTTCTTTCGCCAACAATCCCTCAGAATACCAGAGAAGCCCTTTCCGGAGGTATCCTTCTGGACACTTGTGGCGGCATTGAAAAGTGCGTATCCCACCTTGCTTCTTTTGTTCAATCACCACGTATTATCGCAACGGGAGGAAGCTGGGACACCGTGGCACCATATATGAGTATCTCCGTCCAGTACATACCGCACTTGGTGCTTCAGGGTATCGCAGCCTATTGTAGAACTATTACCCCCCGCCTCTAA
- a CDS encoding VWA domain-containing protein — MVDVSFQYDRWGEEESMLRGVVALGPDESGEYARRPLQVYVVVDVSEGLYGGMTQEISDAVTALVSTLSAEDQYALISYSGSVRTLMPFQSAAEPDTAALGQEIRGLSLERGRSYSTVFSRLKSLAENSSAGSDYRSCVIFFTHGSPDDRDLSASIDSMISYGGTAGLSFYTIGYGDDLADRELIRLAEETGGRAMYVEENSARDIGERIQVIGSEVVQPARYDIELTFSHELSFYAQDGSVYTAERYFINSIPEEGEKYIFFHIADDDLAGADLDITYEYFLATRGVERSGRHSERIPSRASSRNFDTYAAPKIILHSVLRNFLEQEATLLRSDVDFRRSFASAMGRSLLEPLEEATRQIATEEMQDVYTVIDDYANVLYGNPIDDDVELLFRQMKYKLHDCKFGY; from the coding sequence ATGGTTGATGTTTCTTTTCAGTATGACCGCTGGGGAGAAGAGGAGAGCATGTTGCGTGGGGTTGTTGCTCTTGGCCCTGATGAGTCGGGGGAGTATGCGCGTCGCCCCCTGCAGGTGTATGTTGTTGTTGATGTGTCTGAAGGGCTGTATGGAGGCATGACCCAGGAAATCTCTGATGCTGTTACAGCTCTTGTCTCCACGCTCTCTGCGGAAGACCAATACGCACTTATTTCCTACTCTGGCTCTGTTCGCACGCTCATGCCCTTTCAGAGCGCAGCGGAACCAGATACGGCTGCTTTGGGACAAGAAATTCGCGGGCTTTCCCTCGAGCGGGGGCGGAGTTACAGCACGGTGTTTTCCCGCTTGAAGAGCCTTGCGGAAAACTCTTCTGCCGGCAGTGACTACCGAAGCTGTGTTATTTTCTTTACTCATGGGAGCCCCGATGACAGAGATCTCTCTGCCTCTATTGATAGCATGATTTCCTATGGGGGTACGGCAGGTCTGTCTTTTTATACGATTGGCTATGGCGATGATCTTGCCGATAGAGAACTAATTCGGCTTGCCGAAGAGACCGGCGGGCGTGCCATGTATGTTGAAGAAAATAGCGCTCGTGATATTGGAGAGCGGATCCAGGTCATCGGCAGTGAAGTGGTTCAGCCGGCTCGATACGATATTGAGCTCACCTTTTCTCATGAGCTTTCATTTTATGCCCAGGATGGGAGCGTGTACACAGCAGAAAGATATTTCATTAATAGTATCCCCGAGGAGGGGGAAAAATATATTTTCTTTCACATTGCAGATGATGATCTCGCGGGTGCAGATCTCGATATTACCTATGAGTATTTCCTCGCTACGAGGGGTGTTGAAAGATCAGGACGGCACAGTGAACGGATTCCGTCCCGGGCTTCAAGTAGAAATTTTGATACATATGCTGCCCCGAAGATTATATTACACTCTGTGTTGCGCAATTTTCTGGAACAAGAGGCGACCTTACTGCGGTCGGATGTAGATTTTCGTCGTTCCTTTGCTTCTGCCATGGGGCGATCGCTCCTTGAGCCTCTTGAAGAGGCGACGCGGCAGATAGCAACGGAGGAGATGCAGGATGTATATACTGTAATAGATGATTATGCTAATGTGTTATATGGTAATCCAATAGACGATGATGTTGAGTTGCTGTTTAGGCAAATGAAATATAAACTCCATGATTGCAAATTTGGGTATTAA
- a CDS encoding shikimate kinase, protein MKRILITGPKASGKSNIGNRLAELLHVDFYDLDNMIETLFRKEKGARLNFREIYRRHGEAVFRDYEIRSAREIAHKSPVVLSTGGTSFLLSEIREIFSKDTYVILLKNDYEVLWERVAKNGTPAYLEDVEEPKRTFFNRVDKVIEAIEPDADIVFDTNDLSIEDVAQMLDMELDRRGISLRE, encoded by the coding sequence ATGAAAAGAATTCTTATTACCGGTCCAAAGGCTTCAGGCAAGAGCAATATTGGCAATCGGCTGGCTGAGCTTCTGCATGTAGATTTTTATGATCTGGATAACATGATTGAGACTCTTTTTCGCAAGGAAAAGGGTGCGCGGCTTAATTTTCGGGAAATCTACCGACGCCATGGTGAAGCGGTATTTCGCGATTACGAGATACGGAGTGCCCGTGAGATCGCCCATAAGAGTCCGGTAGTGCTAAGTACGGGCGGCACCTCCTTTCTCTTGTCGGAGATTCGAGAGATCTTTTCGAAGGACACATACGTAATTCTTCTCAAAAATGATTATGAAGTTTTATGGGAGCGCGTTGCCAAAAATGGAACACCGGCCTATCTTGAGGATGTGGAGGAGCCGAAGCGGACGTTCTTCAATCGTGTTGACAAGGTTATTGAGGCCATAGAGCCGGATGCGGATATTGTTTTTGATACAAATGATCTTTCCATAGAAGATGTGGCACAAATGCTTGATATGGAGCTGGATCGTCGTGGTATTTCTTTGCGGGAATAA
- a CDS encoding sugar transferase → MGHRLIEKITTLLFDILAINVALIITYSLRQEISLFSPGYVDTILDFFTPSLAFVSTMAWLILYFFNGLYRDWYKESRLDEFFVVARTICIGIFLLFIMLFSDQLITLAQNEEVDRITRVTHFIEQLRGHLLVTYAITLLLAATGIRFIMHSIYGWLFKKGIATQNIVITGANKSSLKLIREIEQHPELGYTFIGFIDDTQKGKHYGYPILGKSADIPEITEKYQINGLIISHMTNSARDILNILKYCWDEKLTIYLAPSLMDVISGHLKTHDIAGVPLIVLLQDHMPGWQAQIKRLFDIVISLTILVPFAPLWGLVAAMVKITDPGPAVYKQERIGQNGKPFIMMKFRSMYVDAEARSGPQWATDNDPRITPFGRFMRKTRLDEIPQLINVLKGEMSFVGPRPERQFFIDKLRKEIPWYVKRLKMKPGITGWAQVKHKYDETIEDVKTKVMYDLYYFENMSLLLDIKIIIQTILVVFTGKGAK, encoded by the coding sequence ATGGGCCATCGACTGATCGAAAAAATAACAACTCTTCTCTTTGATATTCTTGCAATTAATGTTGCCTTAATCATAACCTACTCCTTACGTCAGGAGATCTCCTTATTTAGCCCGGGATACGTAGATACGATACTTGACTTTTTTACCCCCTCCTTGGCCTTTGTATCAACCATGGCATGGCTAATACTCTATTTTTTCAACGGGTTGTATCGGGACTGGTACAAAGAATCGCGCTTAGATGAATTCTTTGTGGTGGCACGAACCATTTGTATCGGCATATTCCTGCTTTTCATTATGCTGTTCAGCGACCAGCTTATCACCTTAGCACAAAACGAAGAGGTTGATCGAATTACCCGCGTCACCCATTTTATTGAACAACTGCGTGGCCACCTCCTCGTCACCTATGCAATTACCCTACTGCTTGCCGCAACGGGTATTCGTTTTATTATGCACAGTATCTATGGTTGGCTTTTCAAAAAAGGTATTGCCACACAAAACATTGTGATTACCGGGGCAAACAAATCATCTCTCAAGCTCATTCGGGAAATCGAACAACACCCCGAACTGGGATATACCTTTATCGGGTTTATTGATGACACTCAAAAGGGAAAGCATTACGGCTACCCAATCCTGGGCAAAAGCGCTGACATTCCTGAAATAACTGAAAAATATCAAATAAACGGTTTGATTATTTCACATATGACCAACTCTGCGCGGGATATCCTCAATATCTTAAAATACTGTTGGGACGAAAAGCTCACCATCTACCTTGCACCATCTCTCATGGATGTCATTTCCGGCCACCTCAAAACCCATGATATCGCCGGTGTTCCCTTGATAGTACTCCTCCAAGACCACATGCCCGGATGGCAAGCGCAAATCAAACGTCTCTTTGACATTGTCATATCTCTCACCATTCTTGTTCCCTTTGCCCCTCTCTGGGGCCTTGTTGCTGCCATGGTAAAAATCACCGACCCTGGTCCCGCCGTATATAAACAAGAACGGATTGGACAAAACGGCAAACCCTTTATTATGATGAAATTTCGCTCCATGTACGTTGATGCTGAAGCACGAAGCGGCCCACAGTGGGCAACGGACAATGATCCACGCATTACCCCCTTTGGGCGATTTATGCGAAAAACTCGCCTTGATGAAATACCCCAGCTTATCAATGTACTGAAGGGAGAAATGAGTTTTGTCGGGCCACGACCAGAACGACAGTTCTTCATAGATAAACTTCGAAAAGAAATTCCGTGGTATGTGAAGCGACTTAAAATGAAGCCGGGAATCACCGGTTGGGCACAGGTAAAACATAAATATGATGAAACCATAGAGGATGTGAAGACCAAGGTGATGTATGACCTCTACTACTTTGAAAACATGTCCCTCCTTCTCGATATAAAAATTATAATTCAAACAATTCTTGTGGTCTTCACCGGAAAAGGAGCAAAGTGA
- a CDS encoding penicillin-binding protein 1A, which yields MTSESPLTFTSNKKAPPTDRAAVKDRTVLWIGGAAAILFFLVLGGASAWFFYTSVAETLPEPEQLSNISPSLVTSVYDSEGEVVHEFSIERRFWMPLDSFPEHLVQAVIAIEDARFYEHWGIDIRRIVGAAMANVVQRGYSQGASTLTQQLARNAFLTHDKRIMRKIREILTAIDLERYYIKDEILELYLNMVYMGAGVYGMEAASQQYFSKSVYDLSLHESALLAAAVQRPEAFRPDRDANHTRGFNRRNTVLAAMARNGFISEEDFHHYREQPIEATPAQRTSAQAPYFVEEVRRQVLRMFGEDRLYHQGLSIYTTLDTEAQAVAEEAVTAHLDTLQRIPNRLFITENRAWEMIGVSRDSLFDNFSQLYDEHRDTFEALHDSLKLRQLQTSVVTLDNSSGAVRVLIGGRDFSESRYNRAMQGGRQPGSAFKPFVYTAALKQGYTPATQIIDKPVTIETSEGEWRPVNFDRRFHGEVSLEYAVRRSLNLVVIEVLLDIGATDVISLARRMGISGHLPAVPALAIGAGNVSNLELTRAYSVFPNQGTLRQTYLIDSIVDNHGRVIFRNDLEEQEVLSPDVATVMTKMLEKVVSEGTAGAVRREGFRHPTAGKTGTSNNYSDAWFVGYTPRYTTGVWVGADQRRTMGRGITGSRGAIPIWTPLMQSLHDEASREEFPLTDEVVEHRVCEDTGELATSHCPRRYTTHFLRSNVPDRCTEHGVEQRRDTSNVIDYFGTPPDSRDRDEEEDPSSQMLF from the coding sequence ATGACGAGCGAATCTCCCTTAACTTTCACCTCAAACAAAAAGGCACCTCCTACGGATCGTGCGGCCGTTAAAGACAGAACGGTTCTATGGATTGGCGGTGCTGCGGCGATACTCTTTTTCCTTGTTCTCGGGGGGGCTTCAGCGTGGTTCTTTTACACATCCGTGGCAGAAACCCTTCCTGAGCCGGAGCAATTGTCAAATATTAGTCCCTCCCTTGTTACATCGGTGTATGACTCAGAGGGAGAGGTGGTGCATGAGTTTAGTATTGAGCGTCGATTCTGGATGCCCCTCGATTCCTTTCCTGAGCACTTGGTGCAGGCCGTTATTGCCATTGAGGATGCGCGTTTTTACGAGCACTGGGGAATTGACATTCGACGCATCGTCGGTGCAGCCATGGCAAATGTTGTTCAGCGGGGATATTCGCAGGGGGCTTCAACCCTCACGCAACAACTGGCGCGAAATGCTTTTTTAACCCATGATAAGCGGATTATGCGGAAAATCCGGGAGATTTTAACGGCCATCGATTTGGAGCGATATTATATAAAAGATGAAATTCTCGAGCTCTATCTCAATATGGTATACATGGGGGCAGGGGTTTATGGGATGGAGGCCGCCAGTCAGCAGTATTTTAGTAAATCCGTGTATGATTTGAGTCTTCATGAATCGGCCTTGCTTGCCGCGGCTGTTCAGCGCCCCGAAGCGTTTCGCCCTGATCGTGATGCCAATCATACCCGAGGGTTTAACAGGCGGAACACTGTTCTGGCAGCCATGGCGCGTAATGGCTTTATCTCAGAGGAGGATTTTCATCATTATCGGGAACAACCCATTGAGGCAACGCCGGCGCAGCGCACCTCGGCACAGGCTCCCTATTTTGTTGAAGAGGTTCGTCGGCAGGTGTTACGTATGTTTGGTGAAGATCGGTTATATCATCAAGGTTTATCCATATATACTACCTTGGATACAGAGGCGCAAGCCGTGGCCGAAGAGGCCGTTACAGCTCATCTAGATACCTTGCAGCGTATTCCCAACAGGCTCTTTATTACGGAGAATCGTGCATGGGAAATGATTGGTGTATCGCGCGACTCCCTCTTTGATAATTTCTCCCAGCTCTACGATGAACATCGAGATACCTTTGAGGCATTGCATGACTCATTAAAGCTTCGACAATTACAAACGTCCGTGGTAACTCTTGATAATAGCTCCGGTGCGGTTCGTGTGTTAATCGGTGGGCGGGACTTCTCCGAGAGCCGCTATAATCGTGCCATGCAGGGCGGTCGCCAACCCGGCTCAGCCTTTAAGCCCTTCGTGTACACCGCTGCCTTAAAGCAGGGATATACCCCGGCGACACAAATTATTGATAAACCTGTCACCATTGAAACCTCCGAAGGGGAGTGGCGTCCGGTCAATTTTGACCGGCGGTTTCACGGCGAAGTTTCCCTTGAGTATGCTGTACGGCGTTCCCTGAATCTTGTCGTGATAGAGGTGCTCCTGGATATTGGTGCCACAGATGTTATTTCTCTTGCCCGACGAATGGGTATTTCTGGACACTTGCCTGCAGTTCCTGCTCTTGCAATTGGTGCTGGTAATGTGAGCAACCTCGAATTAACAAGGGCATACAGCGTGTTTCCAAATCAGGGTACGCTTCGTCAAACCTATCTCATCGATTCTATTGTTGATAATCACGGACGAGTGATCTTTCGTAATGACCTTGAGGAACAGGAGGTTCTCTCTCCAGATGTTGCAACGGTAATGACAAAAATGCTTGAAAAGGTTGTCTCTGAGGGGACTGCCGGTGCTGTTCGTCGTGAGGGGTTTCGTCATCCCACTGCGGGAAAGACAGGGACCAGCAATAACTATTCTGATGCTTGGTTTGTGGGGTATACACCCCGTTACACAACCGGAGTGTGGGTAGGGGCCGATCAGCGTAGAACCATGGGGCGGGGTATTACGGGGTCCCGCGGTGCAATTCCTATTTGGACACCCCTTATGCAAAGTCTTCACGATGAGGCATCCCGTGAGGAGTTTCCTCTCACCGATGAGGTTGTAGAGCATCGTGTTTGCGAGGATACGGGAGAGTTGGCTACATCCCATTGTCCCCGACGGTATACTACGCATTTTCTGCGGAGTAATGTTCCGGATCGCTGTACAGAGCATGGGGTAGAGCAACGCCGTGACACCTCAAATGTGATCGACTATTTTGGTACCCCCCCAGATTCGCGTGACCGTGATGAAGAGGAGGATCCTTCATCACAGATGCTCTTTTAG